A genome region from Streptomyces antimycoticus includes the following:
- a CDS encoding DUF4232 domain-containing protein, with protein sequence MDTDAIETPRAPLFRSATRRRRRRLLGSLAAAGLLSACGTQTSSGVAAVPDEATSRPSDLTVSPDTTAPTAPAVCPDSGVLLRAAEANAAMGLREQQIELVNCGRRVYTVNGHPSVQVLDADLEPLEVTVGHGASGIATVDGFETATGPVRLKPGERAVMRLLWRNLVTDTTRPAADGRYLRIAPNGDGADVQTVPDLVDLGTTGKLGVSAWARPPPIVLPRIVLARIARTPVPDVRRWCLRSRGPVSPGRPAAPPAGRPDRAPVAGRARRPGPPGSGAARRSCPRA encoded by the coding sequence ATGGACACGGATGCGATCGAAACACCCCGGGCGCCCCTCTTCCGGAGCGCCACCCGGCGCCGCCGAAGACGGCTGCTCGGCTCCCTCGCGGCGGCCGGTCTGCTCAGCGCATGCGGTACGCAGACCTCCTCGGGAGTCGCCGCGGTGCCCGACGAGGCCACCTCCCGCCCGTCGGACCTCACCGTCTCGCCGGACACCACCGCCCCCACCGCCCCTGCGGTCTGCCCCGACTCGGGGGTGCTGCTGCGGGCCGCGGAGGCCAACGCGGCGATGGGGCTGCGGGAGCAGCAGATCGAGCTGGTGAACTGCGGCAGACGCGTTTATACGGTGAACGGCCATCCGTCCGTCCAGGTCCTCGACGCGGACCTGGAGCCGCTGGAGGTCACGGTCGGCCATGGGGCGTCGGGCATCGCCACCGTCGACGGCTTCGAGACGGCCACCGGGCCGGTGCGGCTGAAGCCCGGTGAGCGGGCGGTGATGCGTCTGCTGTGGCGGAATCTGGTGACGGACACCACGCGCCCCGCCGCCGACGGGCGCTATCTGCGGATCGCGCCGAACGGCGACGGGGCGGATGTGCAGACCGTGCCCGACCTCGTCGACCTGGGCACCACCGGCAAGCTGGGCGTGAGCGCCTGGGCCCGCCCGCCCCCGATCGTCCTTCCCCGAATCGTCCTGGCGCGGATCGCCCGGACGCCGGTTCCTGACGTGCGCCGGTGGTGCCTTAGGTCCCGCGGCCCCGTCAGCCCGGGGCGCCCAGCCGCTCCTCCGGCCGGTCGGCCGGATCGAGCCCCAGTTGCTGGGCGAGCCCGGCGGCCAGGGCCTCCAGGGTCGGGTGCCGCCAGACGAAGTTGCCCGCGAGCTTGA
- a CDS encoding Gfo/Idh/MocA family protein → MTIGSTPSRAVVVGTGSRAQMFTEALARRPHLRVAALCDPNPVRIAHHQRLLKEAGEPEAAAWSPEEFERRLRADDIQEVVVTCVDALHDAYIVPALRAGCRVVTEKPMTTDAAKCRRILETVEETGNHLAVAFNYRFNPVHEEVHRQLSGGAIGEVLSVHFEWLLDTRHGADYFRRWHREKEHSGGLMVHKSSHHFDLVNWWLGARPAEVFGYGRLGFYGRAAGERSGYRREYERAHGAAAAQDDPFALELAENDALRSLYLDAEGVDGYHRDRNVFGDGVTIEDDMALLVRYDTGATMTYHLTAYSPWEGYRVMFNGTRGRLELEVEESAWQPSLLGTSSGRGTIHGDQALANPGGPRLVLRPLWEPPREVELPAFDHAGHGGGDERMLEVLYGPVDPAAATGTAAEASTATGTAAVDASDASHRRATEEDGALALVTGLAANQSFVSGKPVATADVVTL, encoded by the coding sequence ATGACCATCGGCAGCACCCCGTCCCGGGCCGTGGTGGTGGGCACCGGCTCCCGGGCCCAGATGTTCACCGAGGCGCTGGCCCGCCGCCCTCATCTGAGGGTCGCCGCGCTGTGCGATCCGAACCCGGTGCGCATCGCCCACCACCAGCGGCTGCTGAAGGAGGCGGGCGAGCCGGAGGCCGCCGCCTGGAGTCCCGAGGAGTTCGAGCGGCGGCTGCGCGCGGATGACATTCAGGAGGTGGTGGTGACCTGCGTGGACGCGCTGCACGACGCGTATATCGTGCCCGCGCTGCGAGCCGGCTGCCGGGTGGTCACCGAGAAGCCGATGACCACCGACGCGGCCAAGTGCCGTCGCATCCTGGAGACGGTCGAGGAGACCGGCAACCATCTGGCGGTCGCCTTCAACTACCGCTTCAACCCGGTGCACGAGGAGGTCCACCGGCAGCTGTCCGGCGGCGCCATCGGCGAGGTGCTGTCGGTGCACTTCGAATGGCTGCTGGACACCCGGCACGGGGCCGACTACTTCCGCCGCTGGCACCGCGAGAAGGAGCACAGCGGCGGGCTGATGGTGCACAAGTCCAGTCACCACTTCGACCTGGTCAACTGGTGGCTGGGGGCCCGGCCGGCCGAGGTGTTCGGCTATGGCCGGCTCGGCTTCTACGGCCGTGCGGCGGGCGAGCGCAGCGGCTACCGGCGCGAGTACGAGCGGGCGCACGGCGCCGCCGCCGCGCAGGACGACCCGTTCGCGCTGGAGCTCGCCGAGAACGACGCGCTGCGCTCGCTGTATCTGGACGCCGAGGGCGTGGACGGCTACCACCGCGACCGCAATGTGTTCGGCGACGGCGTCACCATCGAGGACGACATGGCGCTGCTGGTCCGCTATGACACCGGCGCCACCATGACGTACCACCTGACCGCCTACTCCCCCTGGGAGGGCTACCGGGTGATGTTCAACGGCACCCGGGGCCGGCTGGAGCTGGAGGTCGAGGAGAGCGCGTGGCAGCCGTCGCTGCTGGGCACCTCCTCGGGCCGCGGCACCATCCACGGCGACCAGGCCCTGGCCAACCCGGGCGGTCCGCGGCTGGTGCTGCGGCCGCTGTGGGAGCCGCCGCGGGAGGTGGAGCTGCCGGCGTTCGACCACGCGGGGCACGGCGGCGGGGACGAGCGGATGCTGGAGGTGCTGTACGGCCCGGTGGATCCGGCGGCGGCCACCGGCACGGCGGCCGAGGCGTCCACGGCCACCGGGACGGCGGCCGTGGACGCCTCGGACGCCTCACACCGGCGGGCCACCGAGGAGGACGGGGCGCTGGCGCTGGTCACCGGGCTCGCGGCCAACCAGTCGTTCGTCAGCGGAAAGCCGGTGGCCACGGCGGATGTCGTGACGCTGTAG
- a CDS encoding SpoIIE family protein phosphatase/ATP-binding protein: MRSLSVRSIAGQVFAVQVLLVGLLIVAATTALILQARNDSEQEAVRRATAVAQTFATSPGIASTMGAENPTARLQPRAEETRKRAHLDFVVVANTKGIRYTHPRPQFIGKELVADWRPVVKGKIVTESVQGPLGREVQATVPIPRANGTVAGVVCAGMTAADVSGRVERQLPLVFGSAAGALALATGGTALVGGRLRRQTRGLGPAQMTRMYEHHDAVLHSVREGVLIVDSHGRLVLANDEAGRLLDLPRDAEGRPITELGLEPRTAELLASGRVATDEVHLAGDRLLAINQRPTRWDGGMSGSVATLRDSTELRALSGKAEVAERRLRLLFEAGSKIGTTLDIVRTAEELTQFGVPWFADFATVDLVEPVLRGDEPTGNAMRRTATFGIRADHPLWRVGKMITYAGGVPQALGFGAGRPVLEADLRSYEGWQEQDPEQATKVVKYGIHSMITIPLRARDVTLGIATFWRSEQSDPFDEDDVALTEELVARAAVAIDNARRYTREHAMAATLQRSLLPQGLPDQDALDVAHRYLPAQAGVGGDWFDVIPLPGGRVALAVGDVVGHGLHAAATMGRLRTAVHNFSALDLPPDELIAHLDELASRFDQDQAASGGDAPGISGASCLYAVYDPVSGRCTMAGAGHPGPAVVLPDSTVTFPDIPLAPPLGLGGEPIETVELELPEGSRLALYTDGLIRDGGRDFDEGLGVLRTTLAGLPEGTPEETCQAVFDTMTSAHPGDDIALLVARTHLLDPGHVAEWELPSDPAAVARIRNEAAEQLAAWGLEDIAFTTELILSELMTNAIRYGCAPSRVRLLRARTLICEVADGSSTSPHLRRAATTDEGGRGLFLVAQYALRWGTRYTPNGKIIWAEQPLTDPMLPLADTEGEDLLDQWDDLPG; the protein is encoded by the coding sequence ATGCGCAGCTTGAGCGTACGCAGCATCGCCGGGCAGGTTTTCGCTGTTCAAGTGCTGCTTGTCGGCCTGCTCATCGTCGCGGCCACGACGGCGCTCATCCTCCAGGCGCGTAACGACAGCGAGCAGGAGGCCGTCCGCCGCGCGACCGCCGTGGCCCAGACCTTCGCCACCTCCCCGGGGATAGCGTCCACGATGGGCGCGGAGAATCCGACCGCCCGGCTGCAGCCACGGGCCGAGGAGACCCGTAAGCGGGCGCATCTGGACTTCGTGGTCGTGGCGAACACCAAGGGCATCCGTTACACCCACCCCAGGCCGCAGTTCATCGGCAAGGAGCTCGTCGCCGACTGGCGGCCCGTGGTGAAGGGCAAGATCGTCACCGAGTCCGTACAGGGGCCCCTCGGCCGGGAGGTCCAGGCCACCGTCCCGATCCCCCGGGCCAACGGCACCGTGGCCGGTGTGGTGTGCGCCGGAATGACCGCCGCGGATGTGAGCGGCCGGGTCGAGCGCCAGCTCCCGCTGGTCTTCGGTTCCGCCGCCGGGGCGCTCGCGCTCGCCACCGGCGGGACGGCGCTGGTCGGCGGGCGGCTGCGGCGCCAGACGCGAGGGCTCGGCCCCGCCCAGATGACCCGCATGTACGAGCACCACGACGCCGTCCTGCACTCCGTGCGGGAAGGTGTGCTCATCGTCGACAGCCACGGCCGCCTCGTCCTCGCCAACGACGAGGCCGGCCGGCTGCTCGACCTGCCCCGGGACGCCGAGGGCCGCCCCATCACCGAGCTCGGCCTCGAACCGCGCACCGCCGAGCTGCTCGCCTCGGGCCGGGTCGCCACCGACGAGGTGCATCTGGCCGGGGACCGGCTGCTCGCCATCAACCAGCGGCCCACCCGGTGGGACGGCGGGATGTCCGGAAGCGTCGCCACGCTCCGTGACTCCACCGAACTGCGCGCGCTGTCCGGCAAGGCCGAAGTGGCCGAGCGGCGGCTGAGGCTGCTCTTCGAGGCGGGCTCGAAGATCGGCACCACCCTGGACATCGTGCGGACCGCCGAGGAGCTGACCCAGTTCGGCGTCCCGTGGTTCGCCGACTTCGCCACCGTCGACCTCGTGGAGCCCGTGCTGCGCGGCGACGAGCCCACGGGCAACGCCATGCGCCGCACCGCCACCTTCGGCATCCGGGCCGACCATCCGCTGTGGCGCGTCGGCAAGATGATCACCTACGCCGGGGGCGTGCCCCAGGCGCTGGGCTTCGGCGCGGGCCGGCCGGTGCTCGAGGCGGACCTGCGGTCGTATGAGGGATGGCAGGAGCAGGACCCCGAACAGGCCACGAAGGTCGTCAAATACGGCATCCACTCCATGATCACCATCCCGCTGCGGGCCCGGGACGTCACCCTGGGTATCGCCACCTTCTGGCGCTCCGAGCAGTCCGACCCGTTCGACGAGGACGATGTGGCGCTCACCGAGGAGCTGGTCGCCCGCGCCGCGGTCGCCATCGACAACGCCCGCCGCTACACCCGTGAACACGCCATGGCGGCCACCCTCCAGCGCAGTCTGCTGCCCCAGGGCCTGCCCGACCAGGACGCCCTGGACGTGGCCCACCGCTATCTGCCCGCCCAGGCCGGAGTCGGCGGCGACTGGTTCGACGTCATCCCCCTGCCCGGCGGCCGGGTCGCCCTCGCCGTCGGCGATGTCGTCGGCCACGGACTGCACGCCGCCGCCACCATGGGCCGGCTGCGCACCGCCGTGCACAACTTCTCCGCCCTCGACCTGCCGCCCGATGAGCTCATCGCCCATCTCGACGAGCTGGCCAGCCGGTTCGACCAGGACCAGGCCGCATCGGGAGGCGACGCCCCGGGGATCAGCGGCGCCAGCTGTCTGTACGCCGTCTACGACCCGGTCTCCGGCCGCTGCACGATGGCGGGCGCCGGCCACCCGGGCCCGGCGGTGGTCCTCCCGGACTCCACCGTGACCTTCCCCGACATCCCCCTCGCCCCGCCGCTGGGCCTGGGCGGCGAACCCATCGAGACCGTCGAGCTGGAGCTGCCCGAGGGCAGCCGGCTGGCGCTGTACACCGACGGGCTGATCCGGGATGGCGGCCGGGACTTCGACGAGGGCCTCGGCGTGCTGCGCACCACCCTCGCCGGGCTGCCCGAGGGCACACCGGAGGAGACCTGCCAGGCCGTCTTCGACACCATGACCTCGGCCCACCCCGGCGACGACATCGCCCTCCTGGTCGCCCGCACCCATCTGCTGGACCCGGGGCATGTCGCCGAATGGGAGCTGCCCTCCGACCCCGCCGCGGTCGCCCGCATCCGCAACGAGGCCGCCGAGCAACTCGCCGCATGGGGGCTGGAGGACATCGCCTTCACCACCGAACTCATCCTCAGCGAGCTGATGACCAACGCCATCCGCTACGGCTGCGCCCCCAGCCGCGTCCGGTTGCTGCGCGCCCGCACCCTCATCTGCGAGGTGGCCGACGGCTCCAGCACCTCGCCGCATCTGCGCCGCGCCGCCACCACGGACGAAGGCGGCCGAGGGCTCTTCCTCGTCGCCCAGTACGCGCTGCGCTGGGGGACCCGCTACACCCCCAATGGCAAGATCATCTGGGCCGAGCAGCCCCTGACCGACCCGATGCTCCCGCTGGCCGACACCGAGGGCGAGGACCTCCTCGACCAGTGGGACGACCTCCCCGGCTGA
- a CDS encoding CASTOR/POLLUX-related putative ion channel produces MRKRLRERLRYWFDGTMDRGTPALIGWLGLASLALITLVSAVVVAFAHKDTKDNGGWLGVVWMSLLRTLDPGTMGGDTGRPLFLVLMLTVTIGGIFIVSALIGVMTTGLEARIQQLRKGTSRLIEHGHTIVLGWSEQVFTVIAELAEANQSERRSCVVILADRDKVDMEDEIRRRIPDTGKTRVICRSGNPLQRGDLELVSPDSAKAIMVLSPIGDDSDIDVIKTLLLLNGRTWPGTRPNVVAAVQSSENLAAARLAAGDTALVIDADDIAVGLIVQSHRQSGLSTVFNELLSFIGNEIYPWHALALAGATYGESLNAFELGVPIGVQRADGEALVNPAMDTVIERGDRLLMVAEDDLLIKMAATRPRIERSAMATAAFRPPVPDRTLLIGWNSRAEKIIAQLDLLVKPGSVVDIAAPRPPREEANRELKNLTVGFKHCEPTRRPSLEALGLDDYRHIVVLTDDGIDPGRSDDRTLVTLLHLRDIEIQLGDPYSIVTEMHDDANREVAQVTKADDFIVSTKVISLLLTQLTENRHLYAVFADLFDPQGSEIYLKPAPSYLIPGAEANFATVIEAARQRGETAIGYRLARQSDEPPLYGVHLNPSKTAPLTLEEGDTVVVLAED; encoded by the coding sequence ATGCGCAAGAGGCTGCGGGAGCGGCTGCGGTACTGGTTCGACGGGACGATGGACCGTGGCACCCCGGCGCTGATCGGCTGGCTGGGGCTGGCCTCCTTGGCGTTGATCACCCTGGTCTCCGCCGTGGTGGTCGCCTTCGCCCACAAGGACACCAAGGACAACGGCGGTTGGCTCGGCGTCGTCTGGATGAGCCTGCTGCGGACCCTCGATCCGGGCACGATGGGCGGGGACACGGGCCGGCCGCTGTTCCTGGTCCTCATGCTCACGGTGACCATCGGCGGGATCTTCATCGTCAGCGCGCTGATCGGGGTGATGACCACCGGCCTGGAGGCCCGGATTCAGCAGCTGCGCAAGGGCACCTCACGGCTGATCGAGCACGGCCACACCATTGTGCTGGGCTGGTCGGAGCAGGTCTTCACGGTGATAGCGGAGCTGGCGGAGGCCAACCAGAGCGAGCGGCGCTCATGTGTGGTGATCCTCGCCGACCGGGACAAGGTTGACATGGAGGACGAGATCCGGCGCCGCATCCCGGATACCGGGAAGACCCGGGTGATCTGCCGCTCCGGCAATCCGCTCCAGCGCGGCGACCTGGAGCTGGTGAGCCCGGACAGCGCCAAGGCCATCATGGTGCTCTCACCCATCGGGGACGACAGCGACATCGACGTCATCAAGACACTGCTGCTGCTCAACGGCCGCACCTGGCCCGGGACGCGGCCCAATGTGGTGGCCGCCGTGCAGAGTTCGGAGAATCTGGCGGCCGCCCGGCTGGCCGCGGGGGACACCGCGCTGGTGATCGACGCCGATGACATCGCGGTCGGGCTGATCGTGCAGTCCCACCGCCAGTCCGGTCTGTCCACCGTCTTCAATGAACTGCTCAGTTTCATCGGCAACGAGATCTACCCCTGGCACGCGCTCGCACTGGCCGGCGCCACCTACGGCGAGTCGCTGAACGCATTCGAGCTCGGTGTGCCCATCGGTGTGCAGCGCGCGGACGGCGAGGCGCTGGTCAACCCCGCCATGGACACCGTGATCGAGCGCGGGGACCGGCTGCTGATGGTCGCCGAGGACGATCTGCTCATCAAGATGGCGGCCACCCGGCCCCGGATCGAACGTTCGGCGATGGCCACGGCCGCGTTCCGGCCGCCGGTACCGGACCGGACCCTGCTGATCGGCTGGAACTCCCGCGCGGAGAAGATCATCGCGCAGCTCGACCTCCTGGTGAAACCCGGCTCGGTGGTGGACATCGCCGCCCCGCGCCCGCCCCGGGAGGAGGCGAACCGGGAGCTGAAGAACCTCACGGTCGGCTTCAAGCACTGCGAACCCACCCGCCGCCCGTCGCTGGAGGCACTCGGGCTGGACGACTACCGCCATATCGTGGTGCTCACCGACGACGGGATCGACCCCGGACGGTCCGACGACCGCACCCTGGTCACCCTGCTCCACCTGCGCGACATCGAGATCCAGCTCGGCGATCCGTACTCGATCGTCACCGAGATGCACGACGACGCCAACCGCGAGGTCGCGCAGGTCACCAAGGCCGACGACTTCATCGTCTCCACCAAGGTGATCAGCCTTCTGCTGACCCAGCTCACCGAGAACCGCCATCTGTACGCGGTCTTCGCGGACCTCTTCGACCCACAGGGCTCCGAGATCTACCTCAAGCCCGCGCCCAGCTATCTGATACCCGGCGCGGAGGCCAACTTCGCCACCGTCATCGAGGCCGCCCGCCAGCGCGGTGAGACGGCCATCGGCTACCGGCTGGCCCGGCAGAGCGATGAGCCGCCGCTCTACGGCGTCCACCTCAACCCGTCCAAGACAGCGCCGCTGACCCTGGAGGAGGGCGATACGGTCGTGGTTCTGGCCGAGGACTGA
- a CDS encoding AraC family transcriptional regulator, with product MPRIRHTPQATTGLRPLPAGGGIDAHRHDEHQIVYAGRGLLAVTTDAGSWIAPANRALWIPAGTVHEHRAYGATDLHLVGLAVADNPLRLEQPAVLGVGPLLRELIIEYTARPADTGAERRRLRAVLLDQLRHCAEQPVHVPAAGDPRLAAVCALLHDDPADNRTLRQLGAAVGVGERTLTRLCAAELGMTFPQWRTQLRLHHALRLLAEDVPVTTVAHRCGWASSSAFIDVFRRAFGHTPGAHRAL from the coding sequence ATGCCGAGAATCCGCCACACTCCCCAGGCGACGACGGGCCTGCGTCCGCTGCCCGCCGGTGGCGGCATCGACGCTCATCGGCATGACGAGCACCAGATCGTCTACGCCGGGCGAGGGCTGCTGGCCGTCACCACCGACGCGGGCAGCTGGATCGCGCCCGCCAACCGGGCGCTGTGGATACCGGCCGGGACCGTCCATGAGCACCGCGCGTACGGCGCCACCGACCTCCATCTGGTGGGGCTGGCGGTGGCGGACAATCCGCTGCGGCTGGAGCAGCCCGCGGTCCTCGGCGTCGGCCCGCTGCTGCGCGAGCTGATCATCGAGTACACCGCGCGGCCGGCGGACACCGGCGCCGAACGCCGCCGGCTGCGGGCCGTACTGCTCGATCAGCTCCGCCACTGTGCCGAGCAGCCGGTGCATGTGCCCGCCGCCGGGGACCCGCGCCTGGCCGCGGTGTGCGCCCTCCTCCATGACGACCCGGCGGACAACCGGACCCTGCGGCAGCTCGGCGCCGCGGTCGGGGTCGGCGAGCGCACCCTGACCCGGCTGTGCGCGGCGGAGCTGGGGATGACCTTCCCGCAGTGGCGCACCCAGCTTCGCCTGCACCACGCCCTGCGGCTGCTGGCCGAGGATGTCCCCGTCACGACGGTCGCCCATCGGTGCGGCTGGGCGTCCAGCAGCGCCTTCATCGATGTCTTCCGCCGGGCCTTCGGCCACACCCCCGGCGCCCATCGCGCGCTCTGA
- a CDS encoding SDR family NAD(P)-dependent oxidoreductase, with translation MSHLDGTTAVITGGSEGLGYAIADAFATEGADLVLLARDREKLDRARHTLAGHGTTVRTLSVDLADPGAVTTAARQVLALTERVDTLVNNAGTAHFSPLAQTSADSFDAMLHLNVRVPFLLAQALLPALVEGRGSIINISSYWAHKMVADRPSAAYSATRGAINAMTRALANELGPSGVRVNGIAPGAVRTPAYERDYLGPMSTEERDGHGCRTRDAYPLGRVGEPHEVAAAAAFLASPQAGWTTGTIMNVDGGLTVR, from the coding sequence ATGAGCCATCTCGACGGCACCACCGCGGTGATCACCGGGGGCAGCGAGGGCCTCGGCTATGCCATCGCCGACGCCTTCGCCACCGAGGGCGCCGACCTGGTACTGCTCGCCCGCGACCGGGAGAAGCTCGACCGGGCCCGGCACACCCTGGCCGGACACGGCACCACCGTACGCACCCTCTCCGTCGACCTGGCCGACCCCGGCGCCGTGACCACCGCCGCGCGTCAGGTGCTCGCGCTCACCGAACGGGTGGACACCCTGGTCAACAACGCGGGCACGGCACACTTCAGCCCGCTCGCCCAGACCTCGGCCGACTCCTTCGACGCCATGCTCCACCTCAATGTCCGGGTGCCCTTCCTCCTCGCCCAGGCGCTGCTGCCCGCGCTCGTCGAGGGGCGCGGCAGCATCATCAACATCAGCAGCTACTGGGCGCACAAGATGGTCGCCGACCGTCCGTCCGCGGCCTACTCCGCCACCCGCGGCGCCATCAACGCGATGACCCGGGCCCTCGCCAATGAGCTGGGCCCCTCCGGCGTCCGGGTCAACGGCATCGCCCCCGGGGCCGTACGCACCCCCGCCTACGAACGGGATTACCTCGGCCCGATGAGCACCGAGGAGCGCGACGGCCACGGCTGCCGCACCCGGGACGCCTATCCCCTGGGCCGCGTCGGCGAACCCCACGAGGTGGCCGCCGCGGCCGCCTTCCTCGCCTCCCCGCAGGCCGGCTGGACCACCGGCACCATCATGAACGTGGACGGCGGGCTGACCGTCCGCTGA
- a CDS encoding TetR/AcrR family transcriptional regulator, with the protein MTGMPSAQRPPRPPRADARRNAARVLAAARQAVAVHGFDVSYHEIARLAGVGVGTVYRRFPERAQLLEAVLLDVLGELADSAEQALGEDESWPAFTRFFTGLALRTGENAGLSDSLDDRGGPQVAAARRTLLDRVRRLTERAQRDGVLRADLSWRDIPFLARSAAAGACVLDLPADRLQVERCVTVVLDGMRAPATTPLPGRL; encoded by the coding sequence ATGACGGGCATGCCCTCCGCTCAGCGGCCCCCCAGACCGCCGCGCGCGGACGCGCGGCGCAACGCCGCCCGCGTCCTGGCCGCCGCACGCCAGGCGGTGGCCGTCCATGGCTTCGACGTCAGCTATCACGAGATCGCGCGGCTGGCCGGGGTCGGCGTCGGCACGGTCTACCGTCGCTTCCCCGAGCGGGCCCAACTGCTGGAAGCCGTCCTCCTCGATGTGCTCGGCGAACTCGCCGACAGCGCCGAACAGGCCCTGGGCGAGGACGAGTCCTGGCCGGCCTTCACCCGGTTCTTCACCGGCCTCGCCCTGCGCACCGGGGAGAACGCGGGGCTCTCGGACTCCCTCGACGATCGCGGCGGGCCCCAGGTGGCCGCCGCCCGCCGCACCCTGCTCGATCGCGTACGGCGGCTGACCGAACGCGCCCAGCGGGACGGCGTGCTGCGCGCCGATCTGTCCTGGCGGGACATTCCGTTCCTGGCCAGGTCGGCCGCCGCCGGAGCCTGTGTGCTGGACCTCCCCGCCGACCGGCTCCAGGTCGAGCGGTGTGTCACGGTCGTCCTCGACGGAATGCGCGCACCGGCGACTACCCCCCTGCCCGGCCGGCTCTGA
- a CDS encoding DUF4032 domain-containing protein, whose translation MELQITATSPEHPASLLDLPWNVPLEDWPEEHLVALPRGISRHVVRFAQAGGEIVAVKEVGEWAAVREYGLLRDLDRLAVPAVDALAVVTGRTDEHGEPLEPALITRHLVGSQPYRSMFQTTMRPSTIRRLLDALAVLLVRLHLAGFAWGDCSLSNTLFRRDAGAYAAYLVDAETGQIQPKLTSGQRDYDVEVARVNIAGELMDLEAGGSLHPSVDPVLFGEAIAERYCDLWHELTRQSVYPLAQRHAIDQRVRRLNDLGFDVAEMQIERSPDGDTVTFVPKVVDAGHHQRQLLRLTGLDAEENQARSLLNDLETWMATQDDYAPGDPLGARPEVLAHRWVRDVFRPTVRAVPKDLRGVTDTAQIYYELLEHRWLLSERARRDVGLDVTVEDYIRTVLADRPHG comes from the coding sequence ATGGAGCTGCAGATCACCGCCACCTCGCCCGAGCATCCGGCGTCGCTGCTCGATCTGCCGTGGAACGTCCCGCTGGAGGACTGGCCGGAGGAGCACCTGGTCGCGCTGCCCCGGGGCATCTCCCGCCATGTCGTCCGCTTCGCGCAGGCGGGCGGCGAGATCGTCGCGGTCAAGGAGGTCGGCGAGTGGGCGGCGGTACGCGAGTACGGGCTGCTGCGCGACCTGGACCGGCTCGCGGTCCCCGCGGTGGACGCGCTCGCGGTGGTGACCGGGCGCACCGACGAGCACGGCGAACCGCTGGAGCCGGCGCTGATCACCCGCCATCTGGTGGGGTCGCAGCCGTACCGCTCGATGTTCCAGACGACCATGCGGCCGAGCACCATCCGACGGCTGCTCGACGCGCTCGCCGTCCTGCTGGTGCGGTTGCATCTGGCCGGGTTCGCCTGGGGCGACTGCTCACTGTCCAACACCCTCTTCCGGCGCGACGCGGGCGCCTACGCCGCCTATCTGGTCGACGCCGAGACCGGGCAGATCCAGCCGAAGCTCACCAGCGGACAGCGGGATTACGACGTCGAGGTGGCGCGGGTGAACATCGCGGGCGAGCTGATGGACCTGGAGGCCGGCGGTTCCCTGCACCCCTCGGTCGACCCGGTGCTCTTCGGCGAGGCCATCGCCGAGCGCTACTGCGACCTGTGGCATGAGCTGACCCGCCAGTCGGTCTATCCGCTCGCCCAGCGCCACGCCATCGACCAGCGCGTCCGGCGCCTGAACGACCTCGGGTTCGACGTGGCGGAGATGCAGATCGAGCGTTCACCCGACGGCGACACCGTCACCTTCGTGCCCAAGGTCGTCGACGCGGGCCACCACCAGCGGCAGTTGCTGCGGCTGACCGGACTCGACGCCGAGGAGAACCAGGCCCGCAGCCTCCTGAACGACCTGGAGACCTGGATGGCCACACAGGACGACTACGCGCCCGGCGATCCGCTCGGCGCGCGCCCGGAGGTGCTCGCCCACCGGTGGGTCCGCGATGTCTTCCGGCCCACCGTGCGGGCCGTACCCAAGGATCTGCGCGGTGTCACCGACACCGCGCAGATCTACTACGAACTGCTCGAACACCGCTGGCTGTTGTCCGAGCGGGCCCGGCGTGACGTGGGCCTGGACGTCACCGTCGAGGACTACATACGCACCGTCCTGGCGGACCGGCCGCACGGCTGA